One Hymenobacter cellulosilyticus genomic window, ATGAGCTGCAGCCCGCCCGGCCGATGGTGCCCGTGGCCGAGCAGGAAGCCTACCGCGAGGCTGGGCGGCCGGTGGAGTGGCACGCCACCAGCGACAAGTACCACACCAGCCTGAAGGTGACTTTTCACCACGACTCGGCTGAGCAGGGCGCCGGTCAGGTGCAGCAGTTGCGCGAGCGGGTGGACCACATCAACCAGACCCAGCAGGACGGCCCCTCGCTCGCGGTGGAAGTGCAGCGCAGCACCGAGCAAGCCACCATCGTGCGCCTGACCGTGGCTCGGGCCGACACAGCCCAGTTGGAAGTAGTGGCCCAGGAGCTGTACCGGCAACGCGAGCAGCTGCGGCCGGAGGCCGAGCGCCAGCAGGAGAGTTTTCTACGTGTGGACTACCCGTTGGCCAAGGACTTCAACAAAGAGTTGGAATACACCAATCAGGGCCTGAATGCCGAGCAAATCCGGGCCGCGGCTCAGCGCGAGGAGCAGCAGCGTGAGTCGGAGCGGCAGCAGCGCCTGGCCGAAGCCCAGCGCCAGGAGCGGGAGCAGCGGTCCCTCGAGCGCCAGGCCCAACGGGAGCGGGAGAACACCCCGGACGCGCAGCAGGATCGCGAGCGGGACGACCAGAGTTTTAACCAGGCTGTGCTTGGAGCCGCCGTAGCCGAGGTAGAGCAGCTGCCCGCCCGCTCCTACCGCAGCGAGCAGGAAGCGGCTGAGCAAACCGCGCAGTTCGTGCACGCCAAAGATGCCGGGCTGGTGCTGCTGAAAGATTACATCCACGACAACCCGCCCCCGCCGGCCGCAAAGTCGACGAAGCTGAGCGGGAAGAGTTGCGCGACCGGGCCCGCTTTGCCGCGACGGCCGCGGCTGCCAGCTTGCCTGTTGCTGCGCCCACCGAGCAGAAAACGGCGACGTGGAAGGTGGATGAATTGGAGCCCAACACCAGCGGCCGCGCGGAGGCCTGGAAAGCCATTCTGGACAACTCCGGCTACTCCATGCGCACGAGTGACGTGCGCAGCACGATAGATGAGCAAGGTGTCCGGCGGGCCGAGTTCGACATGCACTACCGCAATGACCAGCCGGATATTGCCATCATCCACGCCATCGTGACCAACACCAATACCCGCGCCGCAGCCAATAAGGAGCAATACGCTGGGGTAAGCGTCGCCGAGCGCGACGAAGACCGCGCGGCCCGGCAACTGGCTGCCGAGGCAGCCCCCATTCAGCCCCACAATCGCGACCGGAGTCTGGACGTGGCGGCTAAACCGGAAGTCGCGGTGAGTGCAGTTACACCAGAAGCCGCCAGCCCGAACAAACTGGGTAGCGAGAAGCAGGTGATTATTCGAGTGGACGAGACAGCGCTGGCTACGGGAGAACGAGGCCAGGCAGAGGCCGTGCAGGCTGCCGTTGTGGCCAGTGGGGCCAGGGTGGGGAGCGTCCAGAGCGCTACTGACGAGCAAGGCATTCGACATTCTGAGATGCAGGTGTCATATCGAACCGACCAGCCCAAAATAGCTCAGATTAGCCAGACGCTTGATGCCGTGGCGGAGCAGCGAGGCAGCCTGCTAATTGAGCATAGCAGCGACCGGCAAGAAAGACGTCAATTCGCACAAGGGGAACAGAATGTGCAAGTTGAGGGACACAGCCAGATGGAGAGGTAAGTACAACTCGTGCTAACAAATAACATAGGTCGGCAGGGTGGATACCGCAACGCTTTGGCTACAGCCCGAACGGCTGGCTGCCTCTTCAGCCGCCCAAATAAACCGTACGGAGCCGGTGGATTTCCTTGGTCCCCTCGATGGGGAATGCAAACCAGTGCCTGTCGCTCAACCCACCATTCACCCGGTCTAGAATGTTTGAAATGAAGTAAGAAAAGGAGAGGTTGTCGATGCTATACAGATTATAAAATGGGTCATTAGCATCAACTGGAGGCCTCAAATTGCGAGCTTCGTTGCGGTCCCACTTTCGAATAAAAAAATTGGGCCCAAGCGCAATGTGATTGACAATACCCCGACCGTGCTGCAAGGCCATATCAACTATTGGGGAATGGATGTCCCATCAAATTCAAATGCAAAGACTCCGAAGAAGATGCCGCTTTGAGCAAGCCGGCTGTTTCGGGCCACTGAGAAA contains:
- a CDS encoding toprim domain-containing protein; protein product: MNAPRENDPTELDRFKRDIDLVDYAQRQGYTIEKESRRGDWHHLVKDDEHVIVTRKGDHQVYLNTGDDRDAGSIIDFAKTRGGDGHGLNLGQVRQQLREYLDGAPAPARVYATPPDAARLSSLPVGDPEQARQAEEERRTRLISEVLGVKKEFTDRSYLHGRGITDATLDNPAFQGRIFTAQQNEHKNTAFPLYNEHGLASVEQKNEHYKSLLPLPKNGIWVSHPTEGKDTPVERVVVSESAIDSLSHFQLKHGQDPKNTLYIATSGTPTEAQVALIQRVIDKQQPREVVLANDRDAGGRQFNINYLNELQPARPMVPVAEQEAYREAGRPVEWHATSDKYHTSLKVTFHHDSAEQGAGQVQQLRERVDHINQTQQDGPSLAVEVQRSTEQATIVRLTVARADTAQLEVVAQELYRQREQLRPEAERQQESFLRVDYPLAKDFNKELEYTNQGLNAEQIRAAAQREEQQRESERQQRLAEAQRQEREQRSLERQAQRERENTPDAQQDRERDDQSFNQAVLGAAVAEVEQLPARSYRSEQEAAEQTAQFVHAKDAGLVLLKDYIHDNPPPPAAKSTKLSGKSCATGPALPRRPRLPACLLLRPPSRKRRRGRWMNWSPTPAAARRPGKPFWTTPATPCARVTCAAR